The Synechococcus sp. MVIR-18-1 region AGAGAGCTGGTTCCACTTCATCGTGAGGACGAGCAATGATGTGTGCCGCAACAAGGCCGTCTCCAACCCGTTCACAGGCATCAGCACCTGCGCGCACGGCAGCATTCACCGCTCCGGTCTCTCCACGCACCATCACCGTGACGTATCCACCGCCGACGTATTCACGACTGATCAGCTGCACCTCTGCAGCTTTCGTCATTGCATCAGCTGCCTCAATGGCAGGCACCATGCCTCTGGTCTCAATCATGCCAAGGGCGATACCAAACGGACGTCTCGGAGAAGGGCTCGCAGAAGCCTGAAGGGAGGACCCTTTTCCACTGCCTCCACTTGGTGGTGTCCGTCGGGAGGTGCTGCGAGCAGGGGAGCTCGCTACAGGAGCAGAAGCGCTCTCGACAGGCTTCACATCAACGGTGGCTTTCGCAGCGGCTGAAGTGGGGGTAGCGGCTTTATTCGTTGGGGTTGATGCGGCGGAGTCGGCGCTGGAACGACGACGGGGTGAAGGGGTGGCCATTGGACGGATTGGGTTGAGGTGGGACGGAGAGCAGAACGTGAATTAGTTATCCATCTGGCATCCAGTGGTCGATGATTCCACCGATGGTGAGATCTGTGAGCACCGTGTTGTCAGGACAGGCATGTCGTGCGGC contains the following coding sequences:
- a CDS encoding BMC domain-containing protein; the protein is MATPSPRRRSSADSAASTPTNKAATPTSAAAKATVDVKPVESASAPVASSPARSTSRRTPPSGGSGKGSSLQASASPSPRRPFGIALGMIETRGMVPAIEAADAMTKAAEVQLISREYVGGGYVTVMVRGETGAVNAAVRAGADACERVGDGLVAAHIIARPHDEVEPALSCTNVTRRM